One Sus scrofa isolate TJ Tabasco breed Duroc chromosome 1, Sscrofa11.1, whole genome shotgun sequence DNA segment encodes these proteins:
- the BMP4 gene encoding bone morphogenetic protein 4 isoform X2 yields the protein MQEGRGGGREVKGVELCPEARSHSVVPSRATHCRSSSEPFQQVCSRLAVKNHGLLLYALFSVILLGGASHASLIPETGKKKVAEIQGHAGGRRSGQSHELLRDFEATLLQMFGLRRRPQPSKSAVIPDYMRDLYRLQSGEEEEEEQTHSVGLEYPERPASRANTVRSFHHEEHLENIPGTSENSAFRFLFNLSSIPENEVISSAELRLFREQVDQGPDWEQGFHRINIYEVMKPPPEVVPGHLITRLLDTRLVHHNVTRWETFDVSPAVLRWTREKQPNYGLAIEVTHLHQTRTHQGQHVRISRSLPQGSGDWAQLRPLLVTFGHDGRGHALTRRRRAKRSPKHHPQRARKKNKNCRRHSLYVDFSDVGWNDWIVAPPGYQAFYCHGDCPFPLADHLNSTNHAIVQTLVNSVNSSIPKACCVPTELSAISMLYLDEYDKVVLKNYQEMVVEGCGCR from the exons atgcaagagggcagaggaggagggagggaggtaaaGGGAGTGGAGCTCTGCCCGGAAGCTAG gAGCCATTCTGTAGTGCCATCCAGAGCAACGCACTGCCGCAGCTCCTCTGAGCCTTTCCAGCAAGTTTGTTCAAGATTGGCTGTCAAGAATCATGGACTGTTATTATATGCCTTGTTTTCTGTCA TCCTGCTAGGAGGCGCGAGCCATGCTAGTTTGATACCTGAGACGGGGAAGAAAAAAGTCGCCGAGATTCAGGGCCACGCGGGAGGACGCCGCTCAGGGCAGAGCCATGAGCTCCTTCGGGACTTCgaggctacacttctgcagatgTTCGGGCTGCGTCGCCGCCCGCAGCCTAGCAAGAGCGCCGTCATCCCAGATTACATGCGGGATCTTTACCGGCTTCAgtctggagaggaggaggaggaagagcagacCCACAGCGTTGGTCTCGAGTATCCCGAGCGCCCTGCCAGTCGGGCCAACACCGTGAGAAGCTTCCACCACGAAG AACATCTGGAGAACATCCCAGGGACCAGCGAAAACTCTGCTTTTCGTTTCCTCTTTAACCTCAGCAGCATCCCAGAGAACGAGGTGATCTCATCCGCAGAGCTTCGACTCTTCCGGGAGCAGGTGGACCAGGGCCCTGACTGGGAGCAGGGCTTCCATCGTATAAACATTTATGAGGTTATGAAGCCCCCACCAGAAGTGGTGCCTGGACACCTCATCACACGACTACTGGACACGAGACTGGTCCACCACAATGTGACACGGTGGGAAACTTTTGATGTGAGCCCTGCGGTCCTTCGCTGGACCCGGGAGAAGCAGCCAAACTATGGGCTGGCCATTGAGGTGACCCACCTCCATCAGACACGGACCCACCAGGGCCAGCATGTCAGGATTAGCCGATCGTTACCTCAAGGGAGTGGGGACTGGGCCCAGCTCCGGCCCCTCCTGGTCACATTTGGCCATGATGGCCGGGGACATGCCTTGACCCGACGCCGGAGGGCCAAGCGTAGCCCCAAGCATCACCCACAGAGGGCTCGGAAGAAGAATAAGAACTGCCGGCGCCACTCGCTCTATGTGGACTTCAGTGACGTGGGCTGGAATGACTGGATTGTGGCTCCACCAGGCTACCAGGCCTTCTACTGCCATGGGGACTGCCCCTTTCCACTGGCTGACCACCTCAACTCAACCAATCATGCCATCGTTCAGACCCTGGTCAACTCTGTTAATTCCAGTATCCCCAAAGCCTGTTGTGTTCCCACCGAACTGAGTGCCATCTCCATGCTATACCTGGATGAGTATGACAAGGTGGTACTGAAAAATTATCAGGAGATGGTAGTAGAGGGATGTGGTTGCCGCTGA
- the BMP4 gene encoding bone morphogenetic protein 4 isoform X1, which yields MIPGNRMLMVVLLCQVLLGGASHASLIPETGKKKVAEIQGHAGGRRSGQSHELLRDFEATLLQMFGLRRRPQPSKSAVIPDYMRDLYRLQSGEEEEEEQTHSVGLEYPERPASRANTVRSFHHEEHLENIPGTSENSAFRFLFNLSSIPENEVISSAELRLFREQVDQGPDWEQGFHRINIYEVMKPPPEVVPGHLITRLLDTRLVHHNVTRWETFDVSPAVLRWTREKQPNYGLAIEVTHLHQTRTHQGQHVRISRSLPQGSGDWAQLRPLLVTFGHDGRGHALTRRRRAKRSPKHHPQRARKKNKNCRRHSLYVDFSDVGWNDWIVAPPGYQAFYCHGDCPFPLADHLNSTNHAIVQTLVNSVNSSIPKACCVPTELSAISMLYLDEYDKVVLKNYQEMVVEGCGCR from the exons ATGATTCCTGGTAACCGAATGCTGATGGTCGTTTTATTATGCCAAGTCCTGCTAGGAGGCGCGAGCCATGCTAGTTTGATACCTGAGACGGGGAAGAAAAAAGTCGCCGAGATTCAGGGCCACGCGGGAGGACGCCGCTCAGGGCAGAGCCATGAGCTCCTTCGGGACTTCgaggctacacttctgcagatgTTCGGGCTGCGTCGCCGCCCGCAGCCTAGCAAGAGCGCCGTCATCCCAGATTACATGCGGGATCTTTACCGGCTTCAgtctggagaggaggaggaggaagagcagacCCACAGCGTTGGTCTCGAGTATCCCGAGCGCCCTGCCAGTCGGGCCAACACCGTGAGAAGCTTCCACCACGAAG AACATCTGGAGAACATCCCAGGGACCAGCGAAAACTCTGCTTTTCGTTTCCTCTTTAACCTCAGCAGCATCCCAGAGAACGAGGTGATCTCATCCGCAGAGCTTCGACTCTTCCGGGAGCAGGTGGACCAGGGCCCTGACTGGGAGCAGGGCTTCCATCGTATAAACATTTATGAGGTTATGAAGCCCCCACCAGAAGTGGTGCCTGGACACCTCATCACACGACTACTGGACACGAGACTGGTCCACCACAATGTGACACGGTGGGAAACTTTTGATGTGAGCCCTGCGGTCCTTCGCTGGACCCGGGAGAAGCAGCCAAACTATGGGCTGGCCATTGAGGTGACCCACCTCCATCAGACACGGACCCACCAGGGCCAGCATGTCAGGATTAGCCGATCGTTACCTCAAGGGAGTGGGGACTGGGCCCAGCTCCGGCCCCTCCTGGTCACATTTGGCCATGATGGCCGGGGACATGCCTTGACCCGACGCCGGAGGGCCAAGCGTAGCCCCAAGCATCACCCACAGAGGGCTCGGAAGAAGAATAAGAACTGCCGGCGCCACTCGCTCTATGTGGACTTCAGTGACGTGGGCTGGAATGACTGGATTGTGGCTCCACCAGGCTACCAGGCCTTCTACTGCCATGGGGACTGCCCCTTTCCACTGGCTGACCACCTCAACTCAACCAATCATGCCATCGTTCAGACCCTGGTCAACTCTGTTAATTCCAGTATCCCCAAAGCCTGTTGTGTTCCCACCGAACTGAGTGCCATCTCCATGCTATACCTGGATGAGTATGACAAGGTGGTACTGAAAAATTATCAGGAGATGGTAGTAGAGGGATGTGGTTGCCGCTGA